A region of the Thermoanaerobaculia bacterium genome:
TTCCGCGATAGTGCATCGCGAGCGCGATATCCGCGATGCCGTCGCCGTCGAGGTCGGCGACCTGCGCGTCGCCGTAGTCGTACGGCAGCGGCGGAAAGCGCGCCTCGCGCCATCGGGTCCAGCCGCCCTGGCCGTCGCCCAGGAAGATCACGGGCGCGCCCCCCGATTTCCGCGGCGGCGGGAACACGAGGTCCGGGTGGCCGTCGCGGTTGAGGTCGCCGATGCCGAACCCTTCGCGCCATTGGCCGTTTCGGGGAAGGCCGCGGCCGAAATCGACGAGGCGAATACGGCTCTCTTCGGCGGTCGGGGGGAGAGGACCGGCCGCGGGAGCGGGCGCGGGAGGCGGCGGCGCGGGCGGAGAGGGAGCGGCCCCGGGGGGAGGCTCGTAAAGACGGATGTAGAAATTCTCCGCGTCCTCCCGCTCGAGATCCGCGACCGCTCCGATCATCGTCCGGACGTGCGCATCGTCGATGCGGGTCGCCTGGGTCTTCGGAATCGGATAGAGCCGGTAGCGGCGGCCCCGGGCATCCTTCTGCACGCCGGACTCCGGCGCCGGAGGCGTGCTGCGGGGACCTCCCGCGCAGCGGCACGCGATCAGGAGGACGGCGGCCCACCGAAAAAATCTCCGCATCGGCGCGTGATGATACTCCGCCTTCCCGAGGGGCCGCGCGTTGACAAGCCCGGACGCGGCGGCTAGCCTGCGGCGCGTGCGTCGCTCGTTTTTCATCGCCGCCGTGATCCTCGCTTCCGCCGTCGCCGGCGGCGCGCCGCTTCCCCCGAAGGCCGACGTTCAGCCCGCCGAACGAGACCTCGGGACCGTCCCGGCCGACGACGTCGCGGCGGCGGAATTCACGGTAGAAAATCGGGGCGGCGCTCCCCTGACCGTCGAGGCGAATCCGGTCCGCGAAGCGCGCGTCACGATCGATCGCTCGCCGGTCCCGCCCGGCGAGAGCGCGGCGATCCGGGTCGAAGTCGGAACGGCGCAGCGGACCGGGCCCTCCTCGCTCACCGTCGAGCTGAAGACGAACGATCCGGAGCGCCCCGTGATCCCGTTGAAAGTCGCGCTCGACGTCCACGCCTGGGTCCTCGCCGATCCCGGATACGCCCGCTACAACTTCGTCGAGGGCGGACGGGCCGGGGTAATCCGCGAAGTCGCCTTCGCCGTGGACGACGCTCCGTTCCGGGTCACGGGCGTGGATTCGCCGTATCCCTCCCTCGCCGTCCGGTGGCGCCCCGCCGCTCCCGCCGAGCGGCTCCCCGAACGAAGCGGCTCGCAGTGGGTGATCGAGCTGACGCTCTCGCCGTACGCGCCGGTCGGCCCGCTCGGCGCCGAGGTCGTCGTCCACCTCGACCACCCGCGCCAGCGCCAGCTGATGATTCCCGTGAGCGGATTCGTCCGTCCCATGCTCGCCGTCACGCCGCCGGAGGGCGATCTCGGCGATCTCGATGACCGGCCGGTCACCGCCCGCTTCCACGTCCGCAGCTTCGCGGAGGATCCGGTCGCGCTCGAGAGCGCGAAGTGCGACATCCCGGGCTCGGCCGCCGAGATCCGGACGATCGAGCCCGGCCGCGTCTGGCAGGTCGTGCTGACGATTCCCGCGGGCGCTCCCGGGTCGCTCGTCACCGGATCGCTTCGCCTGGAGACGACGAGCCCGACGCAGCCCGAGATCGAGGTCCCGGTGCGGGGCCAGTTTCGCGCGAAGTGACCCCGCGGCGGCCTTCGGGCAGCGCCGGGTCCCGGCGCAACCTGCTAATCTGAGCGCGTGACGATTCCCCTCTCGGTGATCGTTCCCACACGCGACACCCGGGAGATGACGCTGTCCGGTCTCGACGCCGTCGCCGCGGCGAGCGCCCCGTCCTTCGAGATCGTCGTCGTCGACGACGGAAGCGGCGACGGAACCGCGGAGGCGGTCGCGGCCGCTCACCCGCAGATCCGCCTCGTCCGCCGTCCCGAGCCGGGGGGATTCACCGCGGCGGCCAACGACGGGCTCCGCGCGGCGTCCGGGGAAATCCTCTTCCTCCTCAACAGCGACGCGGAACCGGAGTTGGACGCGTTCGCGAAGATCCTGGCGGCGTTCGCGGAGGACCCGGAGCTCGGCGCCGCCGGCGCGGAGCTCGTCGATCCGGACGGGTCGCCGCAATGGAGCGCCGGGAGACGGCCGGGCGCGCTTTGGATGTTCGCGCTCGCGACCGGCCTGCCGAAAGCGCTCGGCCGGCTCC
Encoded here:
- a CDS encoding DUF1573 domain-containing protein, whose amino-acid sequence is MRRSFFIAAVILASAVAGGAPLPPKADVQPAERDLGTVPADDVAAAEFTVENRGGAPLTVEANPVREARVTIDRSPVPPGESAAIRVEVGTAQRTGPSSLTVELKTNDPERPVIPLKVALDVHAWVLADPGYARYNFVEGGRAGVIREVAFAVDDAPFRVTGVDSPYPSLAVRWRPAAPAERLPERSGSQWVIELTLSPYAPVGPLGAEVVVHLDHPRQRQLMIPVSGFVRPMLAVTPPEGDLGDLDDRPVTARFHVRSFAEDPVALESAKCDIPGSAAEIRTIEPGRVWQVVLTIPAGAPGSLVTGSLRLETTSPTQPEIEVPVRGQFRAK
- a CDS encoding glycosyltransferase; the encoded protein is MTIPLSVIVPTRDTREMTLSGLDAVAAASAPSFEIVVVDDGSGDGTAEAVAAAHPQIRLVRRPEPGGFTAAANDGLRAASGEILFLLNSDAEPELDAFAKILAAFAEDPELGAAGAELVDPDGSPQWSAGRRPGALWMFALATGLPKALGRLPGYRRWKRPGARGAAARWVSGAALAIRRRAWEEAGPLDERFAFYCQDLE